From the genome of Nicotiana sylvestris chromosome 2, ASM39365v2, whole genome shotgun sequence, one region includes:
- the LOC104240116 gene encoding protein CONSERVED IN THE GREEN LINEAGE AND DIATOMS 27, chloroplastic — protein MLRLNLYCSIVPSPKQVNNNIGRSCGSWIILPDKPTILCRRNISARALKDEMNGNGSGLPGKSWDPGLEIEVPFEQRPVNEYSSLKDEGLYSWAELGPGSFFIRLGGLWLVTFTVLGAPIAAASFNPSKDPLRFLLAASTGTLFLVALTVLRIYLGWSYVGDRLLSAVIPYEETGWYDGQMWVKPPEILARDRLLGSYKVKPVIKMLKQTLVGTGALLVAAVSLFIFATPVQDFIQGTFPTKENSLSSTSQNSTKLGIRKEELLRLPMEVKEDDDLAKAAAEAADGRPVYCRDRYYRALAGGQYCKWEDLLK, from the exons ATGCTCAGGCTAAATTTATATTGTTCCATAGTTCCTAGTCCAAAACAAGTCAACAATAATATTGGCAGAAGCTGCGGTTCATGGATCATTTTGCCTGATAAACCAACGATTCTATGTAGGAGGAATATTAGTGCGAGAGCCCTGAAAGATGAGATGAACGGTAATGGCAGTGGATTACCTGGTAAAAGTTGGGACCCTGGCTTGGAAATTGAGGTGCCATTTGAACAAAGGCCG GTGAATGAATACTCATCTCTGAAAGATGAAGGTTTATATTCATGGGCAGAATTGGGACCAGGGTCTTTCTTCATACGTCTTGGGGGACTTTGGTTAGTCACTTTCACAGTTTTGGGAGCACCTATTGCAGCTGCAAGCTTCAATCCTTCAAAG GATCCTTTAAGATTTCTCCTGGCTGCAAGTACAGGGACTCTTTTTCTTGTTGCACTTACTGTCCTGAGAATTTATCTG GGATGGAGCTATGTTGGAGATAGGCTTTTATCTGCAGTTATTCCTTATGAAGAGACCGGATGGTACGATGGGCAGATGTGGGTAAAGCCACCTGAG ATCCTAGCTCGTGATAGGCTGCTCGGCTCATATAAG GTGAAACCAGTCATTAAAATGCTGAAGCAAACGCTGGTAGGAACAGGGGCTTTACTAGTTGCAGCAGTCTCATTATTCATTTTCGCAACACCAGTACAAGATTTCATCCAGGGAACTTTCCCAACAAAAGAGAACTCATTGAGCTCCACTTCACAAAACAGCACAAAACTGGGCATCAG GAAAGAAGAGCTGTTAAGATTGCCAATGGAAGTCAAGGAGGACGATGATCTGGCGAAAGCTGCCGCTGAAGCAGCTGATGGAAGGCCAGTCTACTGCAGAGATAGGTATTATCGTGCATTGGCAGGTGGACAATACTGCAAATGGGAAGACCTACTTAAATAA